In Paracoccus aminophilus JCM 7686, a single window of DNA contains:
- a CDS encoding DNA polymerase III subunit gamma/tau: MSETGQTYQVLARKYRPETFADLVGQDAMVRTLKNAFAADRIAQAFIMTGIRGTGKTTTARIIAKGLNCVGPDGTGGPTTEPCGVCEHCVAISEGRHVDVMEMDAASRTGVGDIREIIESVHYRAASARYKIYIIDEVHMLSTSAFNALLKTLEEPPPHVKFIFATTEIRKVPVTVLSRCQRFDLRRIEPEVMIALLRKIASREGAEISDDALALITRAAEGSARDATSLLDQAISHGAGETTAPQVRAMLGLADRGRVLDLFDMVLRGAAAEALAELQAQYADGADPLAVLRDLAEITHWISIIKITPEAAEDPTVGPDEARRGQEFAEKVPMRALTRLWQMLLKSLEEVSAAPNAMMAAEMAIIRLTHVADLPDPDALIRKVQASISAGEFARPGSMAPAGGQNAPRAARPAPVVAQINRDGSAMALAVSPDALHAFPDFEAVIALIRRMRDMKLLLEVEDHLRLVRYAPGRIEFEPTDKAPRDLAPRLAERLRSWTGGARWVVSVANEGGAPTISEARAAERAATQARVMETPLAQAIFSAFPAARITAIKKAPVEVAVEKPAGEDTSPHDLTEGPVAEVEEWDPFEDED; the protein is encoded by the coding sequence ATGAGCGAGACCGGACAGACTTATCAGGTGCTGGCGCGGAAATACCGCCCCGAGACCTTTGCCGATCTCGTCGGTCAGGATGCGATGGTGCGCACCCTGAAAAACGCCTTCGCCGCCGACCGGATCGCGCAAGCCTTCATCATGACCGGCATTCGCGGCACCGGCAAAACCACGACCGCACGGATCATCGCCAAGGGGCTGAACTGCGTCGGACCTGATGGCACCGGCGGGCCCACGACCGAGCCCTGCGGGGTTTGCGAGCATTGCGTCGCGATTTCCGAAGGCCGCCATGTCGATGTGATGGAGATGGACGCGGCCTCGCGCACCGGGGTCGGCGACATCCGCGAAATCATTGAAAGCGTGCATTACCGGGCGGCCTCGGCGCGCTACAAGATCTATATCATCGACGAAGTCCACATGCTCTCGACCAGCGCCTTCAACGCGCTGTTGAAGACGCTGGAAGAGCCGCCGCCGCATGTGAAATTCATTTTTGCCACGACCGAGATCCGCAAGGTGCCGGTCACGGTGCTGTCGCGCTGCCAGCGCTTCGACCTGCGCCGGATCGAGCCCGAGGTGATGATCGCGCTTCTGCGCAAGATCGCCAGCCGCGAAGGCGCCGAGATCAGCGATGATGCGCTGGCGCTGATCACCCGCGCCGCCGAAGGCTCGGCCCGCGATGCGACCTCGCTTCTGGATCAGGCGATCAGCCATGGCGCGGGGGAAACCACCGCGCCGCAGGTCCGCGCCATGCTGGGCCTGGCCGACCGGGGCCGCGTGCTCGATCTCTTCGACATGGTTTTGCGCGGCGCGGCTGCCGAGGCTTTGGCCGAACTTCAGGCGCAATATGCCGATGGCGCCGATCCTTTGGCGGTGCTGCGCGATCTGGCCGAGATCACCCATTGGATCTCGATCATCAAGATCACGCCCGAGGCCGCCGAAGACCCGACCGTCGGTCCCGACGAGGCGCGGCGCGGTCAGGAATTTGCCGAAAAGGTGCCGATGCGGGCACTGACGCGGCTCTGGCAGATGCTGCTGAAATCGCTTGAAGAGGTCTCCGCCGCGCCCAATGCGATGATGGCGGCGGAAATGGCGATCATCCGGCTCACTCATGTCGCCGATCTGCCCGATCCCGATGCGCTGATCCGCAAGGTGCAGGCTTCGATCTCGGCGGGCGAATTCGCGCGTCCGGGCAGCATGGCACCTGCGGGCGGGCAGAATGCACCGCGTGCCGCGCGCCCGGCCCCCGTCGTCGCGCAGATCAACCGCGACGGCAGCGCGATGGCGCTGGCGGTCTCGCCCGATGCGCTCCATGCCTTCCCGGATTTCGAGGCGGTGATCGCGCTCATCCGGCGGATGCGTGACATGAAGCTGCTCCTTGAGGTCGAGGACCATCTTCGCCTCGTGCGCTATGCGCCGGGCCGGATCGAGTTCGAGCCGACCGACAAGGCCCCCCGCGACCTTGCGCCGCGGCTGGCCGAGCGGCTGCGCAGCTGGACCGGTGGCGCGCGCTGGGTGGTCTCGGTCGCGAATGAAGGCGGCGCGCCCACGATTTCAGAGGCTCGCGCCGCCGAACGCGCCGCGACCCAAGCCCGCGTGATGGAAACGCCTTTGGCGCAAGCGATCTTTTCCGCCTTCCCGGCCGCCCGGATCACCGCGATCAAGAAGGCTCCGGTCGAAGTTGCGGTTGAAAAGCCCGCGGGTGAGGATACATCTCCGCATGATCTGACCGAGGGCCCGGTGGCCGAGGTCGAAGAATGGGACCCTTTCGAGGACGAGGATTAA
- a CDS encoding YbaB/EbfC family nucleoid-associated protein has protein sequence MIDGFGNFGDISKMMQAAQDMQAKMVEMQEGLTRLTVTGQSGGGLVKATATAKGELTALDIDPSIFRAEDKEVVEDLILAAIKDAQKRAEVKSAEEMAKMTSAMGIPADFKMPF, from the coding sequence ATGATCGACGGTTTTGGCAATTTCGGCGACATTTCCAAAATGATGCAGGCCGCGCAGGATATGCAGGCCAAAATGGTCGAGATGCAGGAGGGGCTGACCCGCCTCACCGTCACCGGCCAATCGGGCGGTGGGCTGGTGAAGGCCACCGCGACTGCCAAGGGCGAGCTGACCGCGCTGGATATCGATCCCTCGATCTTCCGCGCCGAGGACAAGGAAGTGGTCGAGGATCTGATCCTCGCCGCGATCAAGGATGCTCAGAAGCGCGCCGAGGTCAAATCGGCCGAGGAAATGGCCAAGATGACCAGCGCCATGGGCATTCCCGCCGATTTCAAGATGCCCTTCTAA
- the recR gene encoding recombination mediator RecR — MSEDRGDIQALIAQIARLPGLGPRSARRIVLHLIRKRAGQMSQLASLMAEVAENSRECAICGNISDQTVCAICEDARRATGEICVVTDVADLWALERGRAFHGRYHVLGGSLSALDEIGPDDLRIPALIARISDEHVTEVILALAATVEGQTTAHYIAEALAPTGVTVTGLAQGVPIGGELDYLDDGTITAALRARRRL, encoded by the coding sequence ATGAGCGAGGATCGTGGCGATATTCAGGCGCTCATCGCGCAGATTGCGCGGCTGCCGGGACTTGGGCCGCGCTCGGCCCGGCGCATCGTGCTGCATCTGATCCGCAAACGCGCGGGCCAGATGTCCCAGCTTGCCAGCCTGATGGCCGAGGTCGCCGAAAACAGCCGCGAATGCGCGATCTGCGGCAATATTTCCGACCAGACCGTCTGCGCGATCTGTGAAGACGCCCGCCGCGCCACCGGAGAGATCTGCGTCGTCACCGATGTCGCCGATCTCTGGGCACTCGAGCGCGGTCGCGCCTTTCACGGGCGCTATCATGTGTTGGGCGGCAGCCTGTCTGCGCTCGATGAGATCGGCCCCGACGATCTGCGCATCCCTGCCCTGATCGCGCGCATCTCGGACGAGCATGTGACCGAGGTCATCCTTGCGCTCGCCGCCACCGTCGAGGGCCAGACCACCGCGCATTATATCGCCGAGGCGCTGGCGCCGACCGGGGTCACAGTCACCGGTCTGGCGCAGGGCGTGCCGATCGGGGGCGAGCTCGACTATCTCGACGATGGCACGATCACCGCGGCGCTCCGCGCGCGGCGCCGCCTCTAG
- a CDS encoding lipopolysaccharide kinase InaA family protein yields MRRIESGGRHYWVKQREELSLRWRLQKGNPAQAFEREREGLRRLHAMGLPVPEIVDEGPDYFVTRDAGVPLSHVYKSPDYSETERGRALKAAVKALHRLHEAGVAHGRPNLKDMIWDGKRVTLIDLERFGRVRNAHAAQVLDFIIFAFSCFAVANKSLPQIDQALYLYRMLDMRGIFVGASRWLNCLRWLDPVARALSRVKNSREIAAIPRLFAWLRSNRG; encoded by the coding sequence GTGCGCCGCATTGAAAGCGGCGGGCGTCATTACTGGGTCAAGCAGCGCGAAGAGCTGTCCCTGCGCTGGCGGCTGCAAAAGGGCAATCCCGCACAGGCCTTTGAGCGCGAACGCGAGGGTCTGCGCCGCCTGCACGCGATGGGCCTGCCGGTGCCCGAAATCGTCGATGAAGGCCCCGATTATTTCGTGACCCGGGACGCGGGCGTGCCGTTGTCGCATGTCTATAAATCGCCCGATTATTCCGAGACCGAGCGCGGTCGCGCGCTAAAGGCAGCGGTCAAGGCGCTGCATCGCCTGCATGAGGCGGGGGTCGCCCATGGTCGGCCGAACCTCAAGGATATGATCTGGGACGGCAAACGCGTCACGCTGATCGACCTCGAACGGTTTGGCAGGGTGCGCAATGCTCATGCGGCGCAGGTGCTCGATTTCATCATCTTCGCCTTCAGCTGCTTTGCGGTGGCGAACAAATCCCTGCCCCAGATCGATCAGGCGCTTTACCTTTATCGGATGCTCGACATGCGGGGGATTTTCGTCGGAGCCAGCCGCTGGCTGAACTGCCTGCGCTGGCTTGATCCGGTGGCCCGCGCATTGTCTCGGGTGAAGAACTCGCGCGAGATCGCGGCCATCCCCCGGCTCTTCGCCTGGCTGCGCAGCAACCGCGGCTGA
- a CDS encoding aminotransferase class V-fold PLP-dependent enzyme has protein sequence MAGLRPEVDPDGLLEYSVVFTDRSLNHMSKRFQKAMRDISETLREVYSAEAVALVPGGGSAAMESVARQFARGAHALIIRNGFFSYRWSQIFETGGFARETTVVMARATGNEPQASFSPPPVEEVVARIREVKPDAVFAPHVETAAGLILPDDYITQIAAAAHEVGALMVLDCIASGAAWVDMKKTGVDVLISAPQKGWSASPSAGMVMLSAKGAAKLEETTGDSFFLDLKKWRAIMAAYENGGHAYHATVPTDALVGLRDAMNETREFGFENARAAQIRLGNEVRALLRDKGIRILAAEGFGAPGVVVAYTGDADVQNGSKFHAQGYQIAAGVPLQVGEGADFRTFRLGLFGLDKLKDVDAAVARLKTAVDAVL, from the coding sequence ATGGCTGGTCTTCGTCCCGAGGTCGATCCGGACGGATTGCTCGAATATTCGGTGGTTTTCACGGATCGTTCGCTCAACCACATGTCCAAACGCTTCCAGAAGGCGATGCGCGACATCTCCGAGACCCTGCGCGAGGTCTATTCGGCCGAAGCGGTGGCTCTGGTTCCCGGCGGCGGCTCGGCGGCTATGGAATCCGTGGCGCGCCAGTTCGCGCGCGGCGCCCATGCGCTGATCATCCGCAACGGCTTTTTCAGCTATCGCTGGAGCCAGATTTTCGAGACCGGCGGGTTTGCCCGCGAGACCACCGTCGTCATGGCCCGCGCCACCGGCAATGAGCCGCAAGCGAGCTTCTCGCCGCCGCCGGTCGAAGAGGTCGTCGCGCGCATCCGTGAGGTCAAGCCCGATGCGGTCTTCGCGCCTCATGTCGAAACCGCGGCCGGTCTGATCCTGCCCGATGACTATATCACCCAGATCGCGGCGGCGGCCCATGAGGTCGGCGCGCTGATGGTGCTCGATTGCATCGCCTCGGGCGCGGCTTGGGTCGATATGAAGAAGACCGGGGTCGATGTGCTGATCTCGGCGCCGCAAAAAGGCTGGTCGGCCTCGCCGTCGGCAGGCATGGTCATGCTCTCGGCCAAAGGCGCGGCCAAGCTTGAGGAAACCACCGGCGACAGCTTCTTCCTCGATCTCAAGAAATGGCGCGCGATCATGGCGGCCTATGAGAATGGCGGCCATGCCTATCACGCCACCGTTCCGACCGATGCGCTGGTCGGCCTGCGCGATGCGATGAACGAGACCCGCGAGTTCGGCTTTGAAAACGCCCGCGCCGCGCAGATCCGGCTGGGCAATGAGGTCCGCGCGCTTTTGCGGGACAAGGGCATCCGCATTCTGGCCGCCGAGGGCTTTGGCGCGCCGGGCGTGGTCGTGGCCTATACCGGCGATGCCGATGTCCAGAACGGCAGCAAGTTCCACGCGCAGGGCTATCAGATCGCCGCGGGCGTACCCTTGCAGGTCGGCGAGGGCGCCGATTTCCGCACCTTCCGTCTGGGGCTCTTCGGGCTCGACAAGCTCAAGGATGTTGATGCGGCGGTTGCGCGGCTGAAAACGGCGGTGGACGCGGTTTTGTAA
- a CDS encoding type 1 glutamine amidotransferase, with amino-acid sequence MRIGILKCGQSPEVIRDELGDYDTMFERLLAGRGFTFRSWHVEAMDFPASVHEADGWLLTGSRHGVYEDHAFIPPLEAFIRDAYASHVPLVGICFGHQIIAQALGGTVIKSPKGWAVGAQDYDFGGEKITLNAWHQDQVVVLPKDATVLGHNEFCENAALVYNDRAFTVQAHPEFPDRFIQGLIDHRAKGVVPPELVAEAETHMGEPRQSGVLADRIEAFFKAPRQALTSEKGAA; translated from the coding sequence ATGCGTATCGGCATTCTGAAATGCGGTCAGTCGCCCGAAGTCATTCGGGACGAGCTGGGCGATTACGACACCATGTTCGAACGGCTTCTGGCCGGGCGGGGCTTCACCTTCCGCTCCTGGCATGTCGAGGCGATGGACTTCCCCGCTTCGGTCCATGAGGCGGATGGCTGGCTGCTGACCGGCTCGCGCCATGGCGTCTATGAGGATCATGCCTTCATTCCGCCGCTCGAAGCCTTTATTCGCGATGCCTATGCCAGCCATGTGCCGCTGGTCGGCATCTGCTTTGGCCATCAGATCATCGCGCAGGCGCTTGGCGGCACCGTCATCAAAAGCCCGAAAGGCTGGGCGGTCGGCGCCCAGGATTACGATTTCGGCGGCGAGAAGATCACGCTGAACGCCTGGCATCAGGATCAGGTCGTGGTCTTGCCGAAAGACGCCACCGTGCTCGGCCATAACGAATTTTGCGAGAATGCCGCGCTGGTCTATAACGACCGCGCCTTCACCGTGCAGGCCCATCCCGAGTTTCCCGACCGCTTCATTCAGGGGCTGATCGACCACCGCGCCAAGGGCGTCGTCCCGCCCGAGCTGGTTGCCGAGGCCGAGACCCATATGGGCGAGCCGCGTCAATCCGGCGTGCTGGCCGATCGCATCGAGGCGTTTTTCAAGGCGCCGCGTCAGGCCCTGACCTCCGAGAAAGGTGCTGCATGA
- a CDS encoding glutamine synthetase family protein gives MKPRWLDDTPQAAQNFVAGRRLDEVECIVADIAGVARGKAMPASKFATQERFFLPNSIFLQTITGEWADNPSGAFTEPDMILIPDFSTTAAAPWTADVTLMVIHDVLDQQGQPVPAAPRNVLKRVVQLYEDKGWSPIVAPEMEFFLVARNTDPNQPIIPPMGRTGRRAAAKQAYSMSAVDEYGKVIDDIYDFAEAQGFEIDGILQEGGAGQIEINLNHGDPVHLADQIFYFKRLIREAALRHDCFATFMAKPIQDEPGSAMHIHHSVVDIKTGKNIFSDAKGRETPEFLHFIAGMQKHLPAGIALLAPYVNSYRRYVPDFAAPINLEWGRDNRTTGLRVPVSGPEARRLENRLAGMDCNPYLGLAASLACGYLGLIERETPRAECLGDAYMSEDELPYNLGDALDLLQESTAMREVLGGEFTDVYVAVKRNEFKEFLQVISPWEREHLLLNV, from the coding sequence ATGAAACCGCGCTGGCTCGACGACACGCCGCAGGCCGCTCAGAATTTCGTGGCCGGTCGCCGGCTCGATGAGGTCGAATGTATCGTCGCCGATATTGCGGGGGTCGCCCGAGGCAAGGCGATGCCAGCCTCGAAATTCGCGACACAGGAACGGTTCTTCCTGCCGAATTCGATCTTTCTGCAGACCATCACCGGGGAATGGGCCGACAATCCTTCGGGCGCCTTTACCGAGCCCGATATGATCCTGATCCCGGATTTCTCGACCACCGCGGCCGCGCCTTGGACCGCGGATGTGACCCTGATGGTCATCCATGATGTGCTCGACCAGCAGGGCCAGCCGGTTCCGGCGGCGCCGCGCAATGTGCTCAAACGCGTGGTCCAGCTTTACGAGGACAAGGGCTGGAGCCCGATCGTCGCGCCCGAGATGGAGTTCTTCCTTGTCGCGCGCAATACCGATCCGAACCAGCCGATCATCCCGCCGATGGGCCGGACCGGCCGCCGCGCGGCGGCCAAACAGGCCTATTCGATGTCGGCGGTCGATGAATACGGCAAGGTCATCGACGATATCTATGATTTCGCCGAGGCGCAGGGCTTCGAGATCGACGGCATCTTGCAGGAAGGCGGCGCCGGTCAGATCGAGATCAACCTCAACCACGGCGATCCGGTCCATCTCGCCGACCAGATCTTCTATTTCAAACGCCTGATCCGCGAAGCCGCGCTGCGTCACGATTGCTTTGCGACCTTCATGGCCAAGCCCATTCAGGACGAGCCCGGCTCGGCCATGCATATCCACCATTCAGTCGTGGATATCAAAACCGGCAAGAATATCTTTTCCGATGCCAAGGGCCGCGAAACCCCGGAGTTCCTGCATTTCATCGCCGGGATGCAGAAACACCTGCCCGCCGGGATCGCGCTGCTCGCGCCCTATGTGAACAGCTACCGCCGCTATGTCCCGGATTTCGCAGCACCGATCAACCTCGAATGGGGCCGCGACAACCGCACCACCGGGCTGCGCGTTCCGGTCTCGGGACCAGAGGCGCGGCGGCTGGAAAACCGGCTCGCCGGGATGGATTGCAACCCCTATCTCGGGCTCGCGGCCAGTCTCGCCTGCGGCTATCTCGGGCTGATCGAGCGCGAGACCCCGCGCGCGGAATGTCTGGGCGATGCCTATATGTCGGAAGACGAGCTGCCCTATAATCTGGGCGATGCCTTGGATCTTCTGCAGGAAAGCACCGCCATGCGTGAGGTTTTGGGCGGCGAGTTCACCGATGTCTACGTCGCGGTCAAACGCAATGAATTCAAAGAGTTCCTTCAGGTCATCAGCCCCTGGGAGCGTGAGCATCTGCTCCTGAACGTATGA
- a CDS encoding NAD(P)/FAD-dependent oxidoreductase — protein MNLLFANDQRGHYPPSLYAETRDPLPAFAPLRGETRADVAIVGGGYTGLSAALHLARAGYSVALLEAHRLGFGASGRNGGQVGSGQRLEVDDLEKMAGRETAKRLWDLAEEAKALVRALASEAGVPFHPGVAHAFRTTREFAHARSHIEKLASRYGYDQIEALDREAFRALLPSQAYVAGELDHGAGHLHPLNLALGIARLADAAGAGLYEQSAVTRIAHGQSTGAPSTVYTDEGQVHAQYVILAANGYLDRLEPKVAARVMPINNYIVATEPLGARAAEVLTRDIAVHDTKFVVNYWRLSPDKRLIFGGGETITYRFPKDIFAKVRKPLLEIYPGLADVKLTHAWGGTLAITRTRMPCVMRPAPNCLSISGYSGHGVALATLAGKLMASAVQGQAESFDVMAKLTPPPFPGGAMLRQPLLVAGMSWFGLRDRLGI, from the coding sequence ATGAACCTGCTCTTTGCCAATGACCAGCGCGGGCATTATCCGCCCTCGCTTTACGCCGAGACCCGCGACCCCCTGCCCGCTTTCGCCCCCCTGCGGGGCGAGACGCGGGCCGATGTCGCCATCGTCGGCGGCGGCTATACCGGGCTTTCGGCGGCGCTGCATCTGGCGCGGGCGGGCTATTCGGTGGCGCTGCTCGAGGCCCATCGTCTGGGCTTTGGCGCCTCGGGCCGCAACGGCGGTCAGGTCGGATCGGGCCAAAGGCTCGAGGTCGATGATCTGGAAAAGATGGCCGGGCGCGAGACCGCGAAACGGCTTTGGGATCTCGCCGAAGAGGCCAAGGCGCTGGTGCGCGCACTCGCCTCTGAGGCCGGCGTGCCCTTCCATCCCGGCGTCGCCCATGCCTTCCGCACCACGCGCGAATTCGCCCATGCCCGCAGCCATATCGAGAAGCTCGCAAGCCGCTATGGCTATGACCAGATCGAGGCGCTTGATCGCGAGGCCTTTCGCGCGCTGCTGCCCTCGCAGGCCTATGTCGCGGGCGAGCTCGACCACGGCGCGGGCCATCTTCATCCGCTGAACCTCGCGCTTGGCATAGCGCGGCTCGCAGATGCTGCGGGCGCCGGGCTTTACGAGCAAAGCGCGGTCACGCGCATCGCGCATGGCCAAAGCACAGGCGCGCCCTCGACGGTCTACACTGACGAGGGGCAGGTCCACGCCCAGTATGTGATCCTCGCCGCGAATGGCTATCTCGACCGGCTGGAACCCAAGGTCGCGGCGCGGGTCATGCCGATCAACAATTACATTGTCGCGACCGAGCCTCTGGGCGCGCGCGCAGCCGAGGTCCTGACCCGCGACATTGCCGTGCATGACACGAAATTCGTGGTGAATTACTGGCGGCTTTCCCCGGACAAGCGGCTGATCTTTGGCGGCGGCGAAACCATCACCTACCGCTTTCCCAAGGATATTTTCGCGAAGGTCCGCAAGCCCTTGCTCGAGATCTATCCCGGACTGGCCGATGTGAAGCTGACCCATGCCTGGGGCGGCACGCTGGCGATCACCCGCACGCGGATGCCCTGTGTGATGCGGCCCGCGCCGAATTGCCTGTCGATCAGTGGCTATTCCGGCCATGGCGTCGCGCTGGCGACGCTGGCGGGCAAGCTGATGGCCAGCGCCGTGCAGGGACAGGCGGAGAGCTTCGATGTCATGGCCAAGCTGACGCCCCCGCCGTTCCCCGGCGGCGCGATGCTGCGCCAGCCCTTGCTGGTCGCGGGGATGAGCTGGTTTGGCCTGCGCGACCGGTTGGGGATCTGA
- a CDS encoding RelA/SpoT family protein: MIDVEDLIALIRNYNPKTNADLIRDAYEYGRRMHEGQFRHSGEPYFTHPVAVAAILTEMQLDDATIITALLHDTIEDTRASWNDISGQFGREVAELVDGVTKLTNLQLSGVHSKQAENFRKLFMAMSRDLRVILVKLADRLHNMRTIKSMRPDKQLQKARETMDIFAPLAGRMGMQWMREELEDLAFKVINPEARNSIIRRFVTLQRETGDVISKITADIRTVLEAEGIEADVYGRAKKPFSVWRKMQEKQLSFSRLSDIYGFRLITRSESDCYRALGCIHQRWRAVPGRFKDYISQPKSNGYRSIHTTVSGRDGKRVEVQIRTRQMHEVNEAGVAAHWAYRDGVRTENPFAVDPGEWISSLTERFGEEDHDEFLEHVKLEMYSDQVFCFTPNGDVIQLPKGATPIDFAYAIHTRLGHSCVGAKVDGIRVPLWTRLKNGQSVEIIAASGQRPQATWLDIVVTGRAKAAIRKSLRDEDRDRFIRLGSELVRVAFEHVGRKVTDKALRTAARTMALPDTDELLARIGSAEIPAQEVVTTLYPELATAPPSEIDAKRAVAGLEADQEFTRAPCCSPLPGERIVGITYRGKGIVIHAIDCPVLADFEDSPQRWVDLHWRQGQHPAAYSTELSLTIRHDAGVLGRICTLIGQQGANISDLEFVDRKPDFYRLKVEVELRDREHLHALLTALDAESDVAQVARIRDPNARLQER; encoded by the coding sequence ATGATTGACGTCGAAGACCTGATTGCTCTCATCCGCAATTATAACCCGAAGACCAATGCCGATCTGATCCGCGACGCCTATGAATATGGGCGTCGCATGCATGAAGGGCAGTTCCGCCACTCGGGCGAGCCCTATTTCACGCATCCCGTCGCTGTCGCTGCCATCCTGACCGAGATGCAGCTCGACGATGCGACGATCATTACCGCGCTTTTGCACGATACGATCGAGGATACCCGCGCCAGCTGGAACGATATTTCCGGCCAATTCGGGCGCGAGGTCGCCGAGCTGGTCGATGGCGTCACCAAGCTGACCAATCTCCAGCTGTCGGGCGTCCATTCCAAACAGGCCGAAAACTTCCGCAAGCTCTTCATGGCGATGTCGCGCGACCTGCGCGTCATTCTGGTCAAGCTCGCCGACCGGCTGCACAATATGCGCACGATCAAATCGATGCGCCCCGACAAGCAGCTGCAAAAAGCCCGCGAAACCATGGATATCTTCGCGCCCCTTGCTGGGCGCATGGGGATGCAATGGATGCGCGAAGAGCTTGAGGATCTCGCCTTCAAGGTCATCAATCCCGAGGCGCGTAATTCGATTATCCGCCGCTTTGTCACGTTGCAGCGCGAAACCGGCGATGTGATCTCGAAGATCACCGCCGATATCCGCACCGTGCTTGAGGCAGAGGGGATCGAGGCCGATGTCTATGGCCGCGCCAAGAAACCCTTCTCGGTCTGGCGCAAGATGCAGGAAAAGCAGCTCAGCTTTTCGCGGCTCTCGGATATTTACGGCTTCCGCCTGATCACCCGCTCGGAATCGGATTGCTACCGCGCGCTTGGCTGCATCCACCAGCGCTGGCGCGCCGTGCCGGGGCGGTTCAAGGATTACATCAGTCAGCCGAAATCGAACGGCTACCGCTCGATCCATACGACGGTCTCGGGCCGCGACGGCAAGCGCGTCGAGGTCCAGATCCGCACGCGCCAGATGCATGAGGTCAACGAGGCCGGCGTCGCCGCCCATTGGGCCTACCGCGACGGCGTGCGCACCGAAAACCCCTTTGCCGTCGATCCGGGCGAGTGGATCTCCAGCCTGACCGAGCGGTTTGGTGAGGAGGATCACGACGAATTCCTCGAGCATGTGAAGCTCGAAATGTATTCCGATCAGGTCTTCTGCTTCACGCCGAATGGTGACGTGATCCAGCTGCCCAAAGGCGCGACGCCGATCGATTTCGCTTATGCGATCCACACGCGGCTTGGCCATTCCTGCGTTGGCGCCAAGGTTGACGGCATTCGCGTGCCGCTCTGGACGCGGCTGAAAAATGGCCAGTCGGTCGAGATCATCGCGGCATCCGGTCAGCGCCCGCAGGCGACCTGGCTTGATATCGTGGTCACCGGTCGCGCCAAGGCCGCGATCCGCAAATCCCTGCGCGACGAGGACCGGGACCGCTTCATCCGGCTGGGGTCAGAGCTGGTGCGCGTGGCCTTTGAACATGTCGGGCGCAAGGTCACCGACAAGGCGCTGCGCACTGCGGCGCGGACCATGGCGCTGCCCGACACGGATGAGCTGCTCGCGCGGATCGGCAGTGCCGAGATCCCGGCGCAAGAGGTCGTGACCACGCTTTATCCCGAGCTCGCGACCGCACCGCCAAGCGAGATTGACGCCAAGCGCGCCGTCGCCGGGCTTGAGGCCGATCAGGAATTCACCCGCGCGCCCTGCTGTTCGCCGCTGCCGGGTGAGCGCATCGTCGGCATCACCTATCGCGGCAAGGGCATTGTCATCCATGCGATCGACTGCCCGGTGCTCGCCGATTTCGAGGATAGCCCGCAGCGCTGGGTCGATCTGCATTGGCGTCAGGGCCAGCATCCGGCGGCCTATTCGACCGAGCTGTCGCTGACGATCCGCCATGACGCAGGCGTGCTCGGCCGCATTTGCACGCTGATCGGGCAGCAGGGGGCGAATATCTCGGATCTCGAATTCGTCGATCGCAAGCCCGATTTCTACCGCCTCAAGGTCGAGGTTGAGCTGCGCGACCGCGAGCATCTTCATGCGCTGCTGACCGCACTTGATGCCGAAAGCGATGTCGCGCAAGTCGCGCGGATCCGCGATCCGAACGCGAGATTGCAGGAACGCTAA
- the rpoZ gene encoding DNA-directed RNA polymerase subunit omega, translated as MARVTVEDVVDKVPNRFDVVLLAAHRAREITAGSPLTVDRDNDKNPVVALREIADETQGVDDLRERMIETTQTQIEVDEPEEDAMALLLGAEIDRPKPVDEESEERMLRMMLEAQGRD; from the coding sequence ATGGCCCGCGTAACAGTCGAAGATGTTGTCGATAAAGTTCCGAACCGTTTCGACGTTGTCCTGCTCGCCGCCCATCGTGCGCGCGAAATTACGGCCGGCAGCCCGCTGACGGTCGACCGCGACAACGACAAAAACCCCGTCGTCGCTTTGCGTGAAATCGCTGATGAAACGCAAGGCGTGGATGATCTGCGCGAGCGCATGATCGAGACGACCCAGACCCAGATTGAGGTTGATGAGCCCGAAGAAGACGCAATGGCGCTGCTTCTGGGTGCCGAAATCGACCGTCCGAAGCCCGTTGACGAGGAATCGGAAGAGCGCATGCTTCGCATGATGCTGGAAGCCCAAGGTCGCGACTGA